In Chryseobacterium camelliae, one DNA window encodes the following:
- a CDS encoding sialate O-acetylesterase — protein MRNKAFFLLLIFPVVLYSQKIRVFILAGQSNMNGFGYNKDLPEDLKTFKDVYIFQGSSVPDGDSGGGRGKWDVLRPGNGTGFKTDGKTNTLSDRFGPELSFAKKMKELFPGEKIALIKYAREGTSIDSLAAAGFGCWDADFEGKNGLNQYDHFIKTLKNALSETDIDKDGKKDEIIPSGIVWMQGEGDASYTEEIAGRYYMHLKTLMNQMRAALLTDDLPVVIGKISDSGKNEAGKVWPMGELVQYAQEKFASTDRHAAIVRTTKKYNYGNDPWHYDSAGYIDLGKNFAEELHRLLISFEQRP, from the coding sequence ATGAGAAATAAAGCATTTTTTCTTTTACTGATATTTCCGGTGGTACTATACAGCCAGAAAATCAGGGTTTTTATTCTGGCCGGGCAATCCAATATGAATGGATTTGGCTATAATAAAGACCTTCCGGAAGATCTGAAGACCTTTAAAGATGTGTATATCTTTCAGGGCAGCTCCGTTCCGGATGGGGATTCCGGCGGAGGAAGAGGTAAGTGGGACGTACTTAGGCCTGGTAATGGCACAGGTTTCAAGACAGACGGTAAAACCAATACGCTTTCAGACCGGTTCGGGCCGGAGTTGTCTTTTGCTAAAAAGATGAAAGAACTTTTCCCGGGCGAAAAGATAGCCCTGATTAAATACGCCCGTGAAGGCACGTCCATAGACAGTCTTGCGGCGGCTGGTTTCGGATGCTGGGATGCTGATTTTGAAGGTAAAAACGGACTCAATCAGTATGACCATTTTATAAAAACATTAAAAAATGCACTGTCCGAAACGGATATTGATAAAGACGGGAAGAAAGATGAAATAATTCCTTCCGGCATAGTTTGGATGCAGGGCGAAGGCGATGCCAGTTATACCGAAGAAATCGCAGGCCGCTATTACATGCACCTTAAAACGCTGATGAACCAGATGAGGGCTGCTTTACTGACCGATGATCTGCCCGTAGTCATTGGAAAAATTTCAGATTCAGGAAAAAACGAAGCCGGAAAAGTATGGCCGATGGGTGAGCTGGTACAGTATGCACAGGAAAAATTTGCATCCACAGACAGGCATGCTGCCATTGTCCGTACCACCAAAAAATACAACTATGGTAATGATCCATGGCATTATGACAGTGCCGGATATATTGATCTCGGGAAAAACTTTGCCGAAGAGCTTCACAGGCTTTTGATCAGTTTTGAGCAACGCCCTTAG